One genomic window of Monodelphis domestica isolate mMonDom1 chromosome 1, mMonDom1.pri, whole genome shotgun sequence includes the following:
- the SLC25A16 gene encoding solute carrier family 25 member 16 isoform X2 has product MAGSMAGMTAVICTYPLDMVRVRLAFQVKGEHTYTGIVHAFKTIYAKEGGFLGFYRGLMPTIIGMAPYAGVSFFTFGTLKSVGLTHAPTLLGRPSSDNPNVLVLKTHINLLCGGIAGAIAQTISYPLDVTRRRMQLGTVLPDSEKCLTMWKTLKYIYGHHGIRRGLYRGLSLNYIRCVPSQAVAFTTYELMKQFLHLN; this is encoded by the exons ATGGCTGGCTCCATGGCAG GCATGACAGCAGTCATTTGTACTTACCCACTTGACATGGTTAGAGTTCGTCTGGCATTCCAGGTGAAAGGAGAACACACATACACAGGAATTGTTCATGCATTCAAAACAATTTATGCaaag GAAGGTGGTTTTCTTGGGTTTTACAGAGGATTGATGCCTACTATTATAGGAATGGCTCCTTATGCAG GagtttccttttttacttttggTACCTTAAAGAGCGTTGGTCTCACTCACGCTCCTACCTTGCTTGGAAGACCTTCATCAGACAACCCTAATGTCTTAGTGTTGAAAACACACATTAACTTGCTTTGTGGTGGCATTGCTGGAGCAATAGCACAGACAATATC ttATCCACTTGATGTAACTCGTCGCCGAATGCAATTAGGGACTGTTCTCCCAGATTCTGAAAAGTGCCT TACAATGTGGAAGACACTGAAGTATATCTATGGACACCATGGAATTCGCAGAGGACTGTATCGCGGCCTGTCTCTGAACTATATTCGCTGCGTTCCCTCACAAGCGGTGGCGTTTACGACCTACGAACTCATGAAGCAATTTTTGCACCTGAACTAA
- the SLC25A16 gene encoding solute carrier family 25 member 16 isoform X1 produces MAAVAALAATGAGGAGAGSPSPPPAASARRDFYWLRSFVAGGIAGCCAKTTIAPLDRVKILLQAHNRHYKHLGVFSTLCAVPKKEGFLGLYKGNGAMMIRIFPYGAIQFMSFDHYKKIITTKLGISGHVHRLMAGSMAGMTAVICTYPLDMVRVRLAFQVKGEHTYTGIVHAFKTIYAKEGGFLGFYRGLMPTIIGMAPYAGVSFFTFGTLKSVGLTHAPTLLGRPSSDNPNVLVLKTHINLLCGGIAGAIAQTISYPLDVTRRRMQLGTVLPDSEKCLTMWKTLKYIYGHHGIRRGLYRGLSLNYIRCVPSQAVAFTTYELMKQFLHLN; encoded by the exons ATGGCCGCGGTGGCAGCCCTTGCGGCAACCGGGGCCGGAGGAGCTGGAGCCGGGAGCCCGAGCCCGCCGCCGGCGGCGTCCGCTCGCAGGGACTTCTACTGGTTGCGCTCCTTCGTGGCTGGAG GTATTGCAGGATGTTGTGCCAAAACAACCATTGCACCTTTGGATCGAGTGAAGATACTATTGCAGGCACATAATCGCCATTACAAACATTTAG GAGTATTTTCTACTTTGTGTGCTGTCCCTAAAAAAGAAGGGTTTCTTGGATTGTATAAAGGAAATGGAGCAATGATGATTAGAATCTTCCCATATGGTGCAATTCAatttatgtcctttgaccattatAAAAAG ATAATTACCACTAAACTTGGGATTTCTGGACATGTACATCGGCTAATGGCTGGCTCCATGGCAG GCATGACAGCAGTCATTTGTACTTACCCACTTGACATGGTTAGAGTTCGTCTGGCATTCCAGGTGAAAGGAGAACACACATACACAGGAATTGTTCATGCATTCAAAACAATTTATGCaaag GAAGGTGGTTTTCTTGGGTTTTACAGAGGATTGATGCCTACTATTATAGGAATGGCTCCTTATGCAG GagtttccttttttacttttggTACCTTAAAGAGCGTTGGTCTCACTCACGCTCCTACCTTGCTTGGAAGACCTTCATCAGACAACCCTAATGTCTTAGTGTTGAAAACACACATTAACTTGCTTTGTGGTGGCATTGCTGGAGCAATAGCACAGACAATATC ttATCCACTTGATGTAACTCGTCGCCGAATGCAATTAGGGACTGTTCTCCCAGATTCTGAAAAGTGCCT TACAATGTGGAAGACACTGAAGTATATCTATGGACACCATGGAATTCGCAGAGGACTGTATCGCGGCCTGTCTCTGAACTATATTCGCTGCGTTCCCTCACAAGCGGTGGCGTTTACGACCTACGAACTCATGAAGCAATTTTTGCACCTGAACTAA